From the genome of Rhizobium binae, one region includes:
- a CDS encoding alpha/beta fold hydrolase, with product MSSHERNSFFRQRRAVLAGLAGALVLPRMAAAFDVPEEPRLARHDYAEVRRRFRTKLLQKGPAPDKYESLAAPADAEKIFYRSGYGGELELAAWVSKYKREHTAKPAVLFLHGGNAMGIGHWQLMKPYMNAGYVVMMPSLRGENGQRGNFSGFYDEVDDVLAAAERLAHLPGVDSGRLFIAGHSIGGTLTMLTAMSTHKFRAAAPISGNPNAFRFFNRYPQDIRFDDSNTHEFEVRSALCYAHSFKCPVRVVHGTEEAHFNDRAGLLARRARAAGAHIETETVAGNHTTALPAEIEQSIRFFHGVAA from the coding sequence ATGAGCTCGCATGAACGAAATTCCTTTTTCCGCCAACGCCGTGCCGTGCTGGCGGGCCTTGCCGGCGCGCTCGTCCTGCCGCGCATGGCCGCCGCCTTCGATGTCCCGGAGGAACCGCGCCTTGCCAGGCACGACTACGCCGAGGTTCGCCGCCGTTTTCGCACGAAGCTGCTGCAGAAGGGCCCGGCCCCCGACAAGTACGAATCGCTGGCCGCGCCTGCCGACGCCGAGAAGATCTTCTACCGTTCCGGCTATGGCGGCGAGCTGGAGCTTGCGGCCTGGGTTTCCAAATATAAGCGCGAGCACACCGCAAAGCCTGCCGTGCTTTTCCTGCATGGCGGCAACGCCATGGGCATCGGCCACTGGCAACTGATGAAGCCCTATATGAATGCCGGCTACGTCGTGATGATGCCGTCGCTGCGCGGTGAAAACGGGCAGAGGGGCAATTTCTCCGGCTTTTACGACGAGGTCGACGACGTTCTCGCCGCGGCCGAGCGCCTGGCGCATCTGCCGGGGGTCGATTCCGGGCGCCTGTTCATCGCCGGCCACAGCATCGGCGGCACGCTGACCATGCTGACGGCGATGAGCACCCATAAATTCCGTGCCGCCGCGCCGATTTCAGGCAATCCCAACGCCTTCCGCTTCTTCAATCGCTATCCCCAGGATATCCGCTTCGACGACAGCAATACGCATGAATTCGAGGTGCGTTCGGCCCTCTGCTACGCTCACAGCTTCAAATGCCCCGTCCGGGTCGTCCACGGCACCGAAGAGGCGCATTTCAACGATCGCGCCGGCCTGCTCGCCCGCCGCGCCCGCGCTGCAGGCGCACACATCGAAACCGAAACCGTCGCCGGTAACCACACCACGGCGCTGCCGGCCGAGATCGAACAGAGTATCCGCTTCTTCCACGGCGTGGCGGCCTGA